Proteins from one Sulfurovum sp. TSL1 genomic window:
- a CDS encoding universal stress protein, producing the protein MKVIAALNGTITAESMALYALRYAKGQDLPLLLFHSQNEKDDLDDVRASMDRISTLALSQEVQTETVILEDASHNTVKTFLAGIDTDVIFCCTRKHKSPIIGSFSEALTKMDLNADIAIVRIVNISAIVDIDKMILSIKEDRLSVKKFAFFASMASTYQAEGEIYAVSVMSRMALSAVDIHKARIRIGEINYNLRHYMKLSHFMPFTLHIEHGFTENETQSVLTHIAKSTAQLVIIGARRLSFTSVFNREMPIEKLMCEASVNTIAYYPKER; encoded by the coding sequence ATGAAAGTCATCGCTGCACTTAACGGTACCATTACAGCTGAGAGTATGGCTTTATATGCCCTCAGGTATGCTAAGGGTCAAGACCTTCCCCTTCTCCTGTTTCACAGTCAAAACGAAAAAGATGATCTTGATGATGTCAGGGCAAGTATGGATCGCATCAGCACACTGGCACTTTCTCAAGAGGTTCAAACTGAAACCGTCATCCTTGAAGACGCATCTCACAATACGGTCAAAACGTTTCTCGCCGGTATCGATACCGATGTGATATTCTGCTGTACACGCAAACATAAAAGTCCTATCATCGGCTCCTTCAGCGAAGCATTAACGAAAATGGATCTCAATGCGGATATCGCCATTGTACGTATCGTCAATATAAGTGCAATTGTAGATATTGACAAGATGATCCTTTCTATCAAAGAGGATAGACTTTCGGTCAAAAAATTCGCCTTTTTTGCCTCTATGGCTTCTACCTATCAAGCTGAAGGAGAGATCTATGCTGTATCGGTGATGTCAAGAATGGCACTCTCTGCCGTTGATATACACAAAGCCAGAATACGGATCGGAGAGATCAACTACAATCTCCGGCATTATATGAAACTCTCACACTTTATGCCCTTCACGCTCCATATCGAACACGGTTTTACTGAAAATGAAACCCAGAGCGTTCTTACCCATATTGCCAAATCCACGGCACAATTGGTGATTATCGGTGCCCGGCGGCTCTCATTCACCTCTGTGTTCAACAGGGAGATGCCTATAGAGAAACTCATGTGTGAGGCCTCTGTCAATACCATTGCCTACTATCCCAAAGAGAGGTAA
- a CDS encoding cation-transporting P-type ATPase, translating to MQPYRLDEKALYEKFQTRAEGLTDKEAERRLESFGPNEIESGRKKSYLKAYFKQYVQFFAILLEVASLLAFIADFYVPDQGNDILGYAIIVAVIINATFTFWQEYKADRSMEALLSLMPTMITVLREGSRLTVDAKMLVPGDIILLEEGDKIAADAVLTEQTKLYINTSALNGESKPTKRELGDQSSATRPLDATNMVFAGTTVVSGSGSAIVTATGQATEFGKIATLTKNVEKTLTPMQKEVIHITRILTVIALAMGMVFFLLGIFSHQSLLMAGIFALSLIVANVPEGLLPTITLSLSLASQRMARRNALIKNLDSVQTLGSVTVICTDKTGTLTYNEMTLKELTLAGGEEVTLSGEGYATEGDFSFEHKNESTRSRMEELLLAGAVNSRARIEEGKLFGDPTELAIVAAAQKADIDINACEKNSEIPFTSERKMMSTTCVISGEERLYAKGATEVIFKKSTHFVDKDGSVKPFDDESKKHLQQRAEAYENEAYRVLAIAKNHTTQEEGLTLLGIIAMMDLPRAEVKEAIAQCKAAGIRTMMITGDNPTTAQAIAKKIDLDFDAVLTGPEVEQLSERALETRLKNETLLFARMASSQKLKIATALQYSGEVVAMTGDGVNDAPALKRADIGIAMGSAGTDVAKESADMILLDNNFTSIVAAIEEGRTVYFNIKKFVTYILSSNVPEIVPYILQFFFKIPMPLSVIQILSIDLGSDMLPGLALGSEKPEKNIMKRPPVGSSEKILDWEVFKRGYFFIGIIEATAAMVAFISFLVLHGWQYGTVELNDPLLHSQAMTMTLLGAVSCQLVNVWTMRSWEFSAWSVGWTNNRLLLGAMVMEFLWIWMLLGFEPVQKVFHTAYIPPRELWILLPFPIILFISHEFYKWRKRVQKGIS from the coding sequence ATGCAACCTTACAGACTGGACGAAAAGGCGCTCTATGAGAAGTTCCAGACCAGGGCAGAAGGACTGACCGATAAAGAAGCTGAGCGCCGATTAGAGAGTTTTGGACCCAATGAGATAGAAAGTGGCAGAAAAAAGAGTTATCTCAAAGCCTATTTCAAACAGTATGTACAATTCTTCGCTATTCTCTTGGAAGTCGCTTCGCTTTTAGCCTTTATCGCTGACTTCTATGTTCCGGATCAAGGCAATGATATTCTGGGTTATGCCATTATCGTTGCTGTGATCATCAATGCCACATTTACCTTTTGGCAGGAGTATAAAGCAGATAGATCCATGGAAGCACTGCTTAGCCTCATGCCTACCATGATTACGGTACTACGGGAAGGAAGCAGACTGACCGTCGATGCCAAAATGCTGGTCCCAGGAGACATCATTCTACTTGAAGAGGGAGATAAGATCGCTGCTGACGCTGTCCTCACAGAGCAAACTAAACTCTACATCAATACTTCTGCCCTGAACGGTGAGTCAAAACCCACCAAACGGGAGCTTGGAGACCAGAGCAGTGCGACAAGGCCCCTGGATGCCACAAATATGGTTTTTGCAGGAACCACTGTCGTATCAGGCAGTGGAAGCGCTATTGTCACGGCCACAGGACAGGCAACGGAATTCGGTAAGATCGCAACACTGACCAAGAATGTCGAGAAAACCCTGACACCAATGCAAAAAGAGGTGATCCATATCACCCGTATCCTCACCGTGATTGCTTTGGCGATGGGTATGGTCTTTTTTCTTTTAGGCATATTCTCTCATCAAAGTCTTCTCATGGCGGGTATCTTCGCACTCTCACTTATCGTAGCCAATGTCCCGGAGGGTCTGCTTCCTACGATCACCCTTTCCCTCTCCCTTGCTTCCCAGCGTATGGCACGGCGCAATGCACTGATCAAAAATCTGGACTCGGTCCAGACCTTGGGAAGTGTTACAGTGATCTGTACCGATAAGACAGGCACCCTGACCTATAACGAAATGACACTCAAAGAGCTCACTTTGGCAGGAGGAGAAGAAGTGACGCTCAGCGGTGAAGGCTATGCCACCGAGGGAGATTTCAGTTTTGAGCATAAAAACGAAAGTACCCGATCCCGTATGGAGGAACTGTTGCTCGCCGGAGCAGTGAACTCCCGCGCCCGCATCGAAGAGGGAAAGCTGTTCGGAGACCCGACAGAGCTTGCCATTGTTGCAGCCGCCCAAAAGGCGGATATTGACATCAATGCCTGTGAAAAAAACAGTGAGATCCCCTTTACAAGTGAACGAAAGATGATGTCTACCACCTGTGTCATATCGGGCGAAGAGAGACTCTATGCCAAAGGGGCCACAGAAGTCATCTTTAAGAAGAGTACGCATTTTGTGGACAAAGACGGTAGTGTCAAACCCTTTGATGATGAAAGTAAAAAACATCTGCAGCAAAGAGCCGAAGCGTATGAAAATGAAGCCTACCGTGTTTTGGCTATCGCAAAAAATCACACTACACAGGAGGAAGGCTTGACACTCTTGGGGATCATTGCCATGATGGACCTGCCAAGAGCGGAGGTCAAAGAAGCCATAGCACAGTGTAAAGCAGCAGGTATCCGTACCATGATGATCACCGGGGACAACCCTACCACAGCACAGGCCATTGCCAAAAAGATCGATCTCGATTTTGATGCCGTGCTGACAGGACCTGAAGTGGAACAACTCAGTGAAAGGGCATTGGAAACACGGCTCAAAAATGAGACCCTTCTCTTTGCCCGTATGGCAAGCAGCCAAAAACTGAAGATCGCCACAGCCCTGCAGTACAGCGGAGAGGTGGTGGCAATGACCGGTGATGGGGTCAACGATGCCCCGGCACTGAAACGGGCCGATATCGGGATCGCTATGGGTAGTGCGGGAACCGATGTTGCCAAAGAGTCTGCCGATATGATCCTGCTTGACAACAACTTTACCTCTATTGTCGCTGCTATCGAAGAAGGACGCACCGTTTACTTTAATATCAAGAAATTTGTCACCTATATCCTGTCATCCAATGTTCCCGAGATCGTTCCCTACATTCTTCAGTTTTTCTTCAAGATCCCGATGCCGCTCTCCGTGATCCAGATCCTCTCTATAGACCTGGGGTCCGATATGCTCCCGGGCCTGGCACTGGGAAGCGAAAAGCCTGAAAAGAACATCATGAAGCGTCCACCCGTGGGAAGCAGTGAGAAGATCCTGGACTGGGAAGTCTTCAAACGGGGCTACTTCTTTATCGGTATCATCGAAGCGACCGCCGCCATGGTCGCTTTCATCAGTTTTTTAGTGCTTCATGGCTGGCAATACGGTACAGTCGAACTCAATGATCCTCTGCTGCATTCGCAGGCAATGACGATGACCCTTCTGGGCGCTGTCAGCTGCCAACTGGTCAATGTTTGGACGATGCGAAGCTGGGAGTTCTCCGCCTGGAGTGTCGGCTGGACGAATAACAGGCTGCTTCTGGGCGCAATGGTCATGGAGTTTCTCTGGATATGGATGCTTCTGGGTTTTGAACCGGTACAAAAAGTGTTTCATACGGCCTACATACCGCCAAGAGAACTTTGGATCCTGCTCCCCTTCCCGATCATCCTTTTCATCAGCCATGAGTTCTACAAATGGCGAAAACGGGTGCAAAAAGGGATCTCCTGA